Proteins from a single region of Chryseobacterium sp. W4I1:
- a CDS encoding metal-dependent transcriptional regulator gives MRTTLTEENYLKALFHLVDNEGKVTINELSKFLNVKMPSVNNMMKKFADKKWVIYETYKPLVVTENGKREAALVVRKHRLTEMFLVKKMNFGWENVHEIAEQLEHVHSQIFFDKMDEILDYPKFDPHGEPIPDKDGNIIAQDLQKLSACTVGETVIFASVTLSDDGFLSYLNDRKLLLNTHIKIIKIEEFDKSMTIEIGANKEIISRKATEIILVKK, from the coding sequence TTGAGAACAACATTAACAGAGGAAAATTATCTGAAGGCTTTGTTTCATTTAGTTGACAATGAAGGGAAAGTGACGATCAATGAACTCAGCAAATTTTTAAATGTGAAAATGCCCAGCGTGAATAACATGATGAAAAAATTTGCCGATAAAAAATGGGTCATTTATGAAACATACAAACCTCTCGTCGTTACGGAAAACGGAAAACGCGAAGCTGCACTGGTGGTCCGCAAGCACAGGCTGACAGAAATGTTTCTTGTGAAAAAAATGAATTTTGGCTGGGAAAACGTTCATGAGATTGCCGAACAGCTTGAACATGTACATTCACAAATCTTTTTCGATAAAATGGATGAGATCCTGGATTATCCAAAATTTGATCCACATGGAGAACCTATTCCTGATAAAGATGGAAATATTATTGCACAGGATCTTCAAAAACTGAGCGCATGCACTGTGGGAGAAACGGTAATATTTGCTTCGGTTACGCTTTCAGATGATGGTTTCTTAAGTTACTTAAATGACAGAAAACTGCTTCTCAATACCCACATTAAAATTATTAAAATTGAAGAATTTGATAAATCTATGACCATAGAAATCGGAGCCAATAAAGAAATTATCAGCAGAAAAGCTACAGAAATCATCCTGGTGAAGAAATAA
- a CDS encoding aminotransferase class V-fold PLP-dependent enzyme: MDLELIRQDTRGCTDKIFLNSAGGSLMPEVVVKAMTDHILLEQQHGGYEAADRNTEHIQRFYTETSKLINTQPHNIAGMVSSTDGYSKALSSIAFKNGDVIITTNDDYVSNQIAFFSLQKKIGIKIIRIKNLPDHELDLEDLENLIKKHHPKLVSVTHIPTNSGLIQNVEEVGKICRRYDVLYLVDACQSVGQLVVDVEKIGCDFLTVTGRKFMRGPRGTGFLYVSDRVLERNMAPVFLDMCGAEWTEFNDYKLSATAKRFEQWETSISSLLGLVEAMKYANNIGLANIENYNLQLAKDLRIGLQNNGLRVLDEGKNLSSIVTFCAQDGSIENIYRRLKENTIYFSVSNKSNALIDFTFKNVEKAIRLSPHYFNTSDEIETVIKMLK, translated from the coding sequence ATGGACTTGGAGCTCATCAGACAGGATACACGAGGTTGTACAGACAAAATATTTCTAAACAGTGCGGGAGGATCATTAATGCCTGAAGTAGTAGTTAAAGCAATGACTGATCATATTCTTCTGGAACAGCAGCATGGAGGATATGAAGCTGCCGACAGGAATACAGAGCATATCCAACGGTTTTACACAGAAACGTCAAAACTGATCAATACGCAGCCTCACAATATTGCTGGTATGGTAAGTTCTACAGACGGCTATTCAAAGGCTTTATCCAGTATTGCTTTTAAAAATGGCGATGTTATTATTACCACCAATGATGATTATGTCTCAAACCAGATTGCTTTCTTTTCACTGCAGAAAAAAATAGGAATCAAAATCATCAGGATTAAAAATCTTCCTGATCACGAACTTGATCTGGAGGATCTTGAAAATCTGATTAAAAAGCACCATCCAAAATTGGTCTCAGTAACTCATATCCCAACCAATTCCGGGTTGATACAGAATGTGGAAGAAGTAGGGAAGATTTGCCGCCGTTACGATGTATTGTACCTTGTGGATGCCTGTCAGTCGGTAGGCCAACTTGTGGTAGATGTAGAGAAAATTGGTTGTGATTTTCTCACGGTTACCGGTCGGAAATTCATGCGGGGACCTAGAGGTACAGGGTTTCTATATGTTTCGGATAGAGTCCTGGAAAGAAATATGGCACCGGTATTTTTAGATATGTGTGGCGCTGAGTGGACAGAGTTTAATGATTATAAACTGTCTGCGACTGCTAAAAGATTTGAGCAATGGGAAACTTCTATAAGTTCACTTTTAGGATTGGTGGAAGCAATGAAATATGCAAATAATATTGGTTTGGCTAATATTGAAAACTATAACTTACAATTAGCGAAAGACCTGAGAATTGGGTTACAGAATAATGGTTTAAGGGTTTTGGATGAAGGAAAAAACTTAAGCAGTATTGTTACTTTCTGCGCACAGGATGGAAGTATTGAAAATATTTACAGAAGACTGAAAGAGAATACGATATACTTTTCGGTAAGCAATAAAAGTAATGCCCTGATCGATTTTACCTTTAAAAATGTAGAGAAGGCAATCCGCTTGTCACCACATTATTTTAATACTTCTGATGAAATTGAAACTGTAATAAAAATGCTGAAATAG
- a CDS encoding TssN family type VI secretion system protein, translating to MEISSVKGIFLRYILMPLIALIMMFILGIIRRNKPAIKIKVIIIYFLLCSLCLALPGIFGFAGNLFNPYWYLIAQVIYLIFGIIHVNLLHKYFRKHIDSVGMSILFESVLSLACIVFGGFLFTLIFNWISKGTGYAVMAATSMAIFVVPMVFYYCYIQFISIPFDIYKTWRYSPDQKLPDFEGADFDRLMVLNVELSKNLEDTNRFRIKAKTLPTGVTFGDWFYRVVDDYNHKNPGSIIHLSDIEKEPYYWIFYTKKSFFSFRKYIDFDQDISTNSISENEVVICKRVIQHEEEGILKKS from the coding sequence ATGGAAATTTCTTCAGTAAAAGGTATTTTTTTAAGGTATATTCTGATGCCTTTAATTGCATTGATCATGATGTTTATTCTGGGAATAATCAGAAGAAACAAACCTGCAATCAAAATTAAAGTTATTATTATATATTTTCTTTTATGCAGTCTGTGCCTGGCTCTACCGGGTATTTTTGGCTTTGCCGGAAATCTTTTTAATCCGTACTGGTATCTTATCGCACAGGTTATTTATCTTATTTTTGGGATTATCCATGTCAATTTACTGCATAAATATTTCAGAAAGCATATTGATTCCGTAGGGATGAGTATCCTGTTTGAATCTGTACTTTCGCTGGCGTGCATTGTTTTTGGTGGATTTTTATTTACACTGATCTTTAACTGGATCAGCAAAGGAACGGGATATGCCGTGATGGCGGCCACAAGTATGGCGATTTTCGTTGTTCCCATGGTATTTTATTACTGCTATATTCAGTTTATCAGTATTCCTTTTGATATCTATAAAACTTGGCGATATTCTCCGGATCAAAAACTTCCTGATTTTGAAGGTGCTGATTTTGACAGATTAATGGTATTGAATGTTGAACTGAGCAAGAACCTTGAAGACACAAACAGGTTTAGAATCAAAGCCAAAACACTTCCGACCGGAGTCACTTTTGGAGACTGGTTCTACAGAGTAGTAGATGACTATAACCACAAGAACCCGGGCTCTATTATTCATCTTTCAGATATAGAAAAAGAACCTTATTACTGGATTTTTTACACCAAAAAATCATTTTTCAGTTTTAGAAAATATATTGATTTCGACCAGGATATTTCTACGAACAGCATTTCAGAAAATGAAGTGGTGATCTGCAAAAGGGTTATCCAGCATGAGGAAGAAGGAATATTGAAAAAATCATAA
- a CDS encoding type VI secretion system baseplate subunit TssG, translating to MYENNIVDMHYNKLQTDFKAEAVAVNLLKYQRAVSNIFIERIGINDRAYLKDIKSISSSYLGFDEEVFTIETYREGIYDYLPEGLFHPPSLGASRKNVDTVVREIRKQKRVEEDARKFFRPFELEVFFTEISSLLKESEFDISSSTDTLLETVSELWPVIKMLDQQNAYIFIYILPFFHQIRGDKRWFERCMSAFLQVPVEVTFTPNIIDRIERNDDSMLLGNSKLGVTYIPSGRHMDGQRNWVVNIGPIPYTDMKKYISGSPFRNVLQALYDYFLPVTVDVVENFITEKEEYSFSLEDDERNASRLGYSTFL from the coding sequence ATGTATGAGAATAATATTGTAGACATGCATTACAATAAGCTGCAAACGGATTTCAAAGCGGAAGCTGTAGCAGTAAACCTTTTGAAGTATCAGCGTGCGGTAAGCAATATATTTATAGAGCGCATCGGCATCAACGACCGTGCTTACCTGAAGGATATCAAAAGTATATCAAGCAGTTATTTGGGGTTTGATGAAGAAGTATTCACCATTGAGACTTACAGGGAAGGAATTTATGATTATCTTCCGGAAGGACTCTTTCATCCGCCTTCTCTGGGAGCTTCCCGGAAAAATGTGGATACGGTAGTACGTGAGATCCGCAAGCAGAAAAGAGTAGAAGAGGATGCCCGGAAATTTTTCCGTCCTTTTGAGCTGGAAGTTTTTTTTACAGAGATCAGTTCTCTGCTCAAAGAATCCGAATTTGATATTTCAAGCAGTACAGATACACTTCTGGAAACGGTAAGTGAGCTTTGGCCTGTTATAAAAATGCTGGATCAGCAGAACGCCTATATTTTTATTTATATTCTGCCATTTTTTCACCAGATAAGAGGAGACAAAAGATGGTTTGAAAGGTGTATGAGCGCTTTTCTGCAAGTTCCGGTTGAAGTAACTTTCACACCCAATATCATTGATAGAATTGAAAGAAATGATGATTCTATGTTGCTGGGGAATTCAAAACTGGGCGTTACCTACATTCCCAGCGGAAGACATATGGATGGGCAGCGAAACTGGGTAGTGAACATTGGCCCGATTCCTTATACAGATATGAAAAAGTATATTTCAGGGAGTCCGTTTAGAAATGTATTACAGGCTTTATATGATTATTTTCTTCCTGTAACGGTAGATGTGGTAGAGAATTTTATTACAGAGAAAGAAGAATATTCGTTCAGTCTCGAAGATGATGAAAGAAATGCCAGCAGGCTCGGATACTCTACATTTCTGTAA
- a CDS encoding S1/P1 nuclease: protein MKSIYSKILILAFISSSLYSYAWGLTGHRVIAEIAENHLSGKARREIRKIMGKERLAYWANWPDFIKSDTTGVWKQASAWHYVNVDPQADFKTFDQNLKMQAGPSLFTQVNTLSSQIKDEKTSEKDRKIALIFLIHIMGDLAQPLHVGRADDLGGNKINVTYFGEKTNLHSVWDGKLVDSQKYSYTEYAHLLDIKSKDEVKQIQTGTVEDWLYDSHKIANKIYAQTPNDSKLSYDYQYKFNETVERQLLYGGLRLAKLLNDLF from the coding sequence ATGAAAAGTATTTATTCTAAAATTCTGATTTTAGCATTCATTTCATCTTCACTTTATTCCTATGCATGGGGACTGACTGGCCACAGAGTGATCGCAGAGATCGCAGAAAACCACCTTTCCGGCAAAGCGAGAAGAGAGATCAGAAAGATCATGGGGAAAGAACGTCTTGCCTATTGGGCCAACTGGCCGGATTTTATTAAATCTGATACCACAGGCGTATGGAAGCAGGCTTCAGCATGGCATTATGTAAATGTTGATCCACAGGCAGATTTTAAAACTTTTGACCAGAACTTAAAAATGCAGGCAGGTCCAAGTCTTTTTACGCAGGTGAACACACTATCCAGCCAGATTAAAGACGAAAAAACTTCCGAAAAAGACAGAAAAATTGCTCTGATCTTCCTGATTCATATAATGGGAGACCTAGCGCAGCCACTTCACGTTGGAAGGGCTGATGACCTTGGAGGAAACAAGATTAATGTGACTTATTTCGGGGAGAAAACCAATCTTCATTCGGTATGGGACGGAAAACTGGTAGATTCGCAAAAATACAGCTATACAGAATACGCTCATCTTTTAGACATCAAATCTAAAGATGAAGTAAAGCAGATCCAGACAGGAACTGTAGAAGACTGGCTGTATGACTCTCACAAGATTGCTAATAAGATCTACGCACAGACTCCAAACGATTCAAAATTATCTTACGATTATCAGTATAAATTCAATGAAACAGTTGAAAGACAGCTTCTTTACGGGGGGTTGAGACTGGCAAAATTATTGAATGATTTGTTTTAA
- a CDS encoding RNA polymerase sigma factor RpoD/SigA, giving the protein MRQLKITKQVTNRETASLDKYLQEIGKVELITADEEVDLAQKIRAGDRAALEKLIKANLRFVVSVSKQYQNQGLSLPDLINEGNLGLMKAAKRYDETRGFKFISYAVWWIRQSILQALAEQSRIVRLPLNKIGSINKINKAYAHLEQENERPPSPEELAEVLDMSEEDIKESMKNSGRHLSMDAPLVEGEDSNLYDVLRSGESPSPDKDLMLESLQIEIERALNTLTPREADLVRLYFGLNGKHPMTLEEIGETFDLTRERVRQIKEKAIKRLKHNTRSKILKSYLGK; this is encoded by the coding sequence ATGAGACAATTAAAAATCACTAAGCAGGTTACCAACAGGGAAACTGCTTCATTAGACAAGTATTTGCAGGAAATTGGTAAAGTGGAACTGATTACTGCGGACGAAGAAGTAGATTTGGCACAAAAAATACGTGCGGGCGACAGAGCAGCACTGGAGAAATTAATCAAAGCCAACCTTCGTTTCGTAGTTTCTGTATCTAAACAATACCAAAATCAAGGTCTTTCTTTACCCGATTTAATTAATGAAGGTAATTTAGGACTGATGAAAGCGGCAAAAAGGTACGATGAAACTAGAGGTTTCAAATTTATCTCTTACGCGGTGTGGTGGATTCGTCAGTCAATTTTACAGGCTTTAGCTGAGCAGTCAAGAATTGTAAGGCTTCCTTTAAATAAGATTGGATCTATCAACAAAATTAATAAGGCATACGCTCACCTTGAGCAGGAAAATGAAAGACCACCTTCTCCGGAAGAATTGGCTGAAGTTCTTGACATGAGCGAGGAAGATATTAAAGAATCGATGAAAAACTCCGGAAGACACCTGTCCATGGATGCACCTTTAGTAGAAGGTGAAGATTCTAATCTTTATGATGTATTACGTTCAGGAGAATCTCCAAGTCCGGATAAAGATTTGATGCTTGAATCTCTACAAATTGAGATTGAAAGAGCATTGAATACTTTGACTCCAAGAGAGGCTGATTTGGTAAGATTGTACTTCGGATTGAACGGAAAACACCCGATGACTTTAGAGGAAATTGGTGAGACTTTCGATCTTACAAGAGAGAGAGTTCGTCAGATTAAAGAAAAAGCGATCAAGAGATTGAAGCACAATACCAGAAGTAAGATTCTAAAATCTTATTTAGGTAAATAA
- a CDS encoding GNAT family N-acetyltransferase, with protein MNYTTKWLSDTTRTEELVDFFITHKTDSYISHGEIISGRALDSNHWNPDLKEILTAQFDSGFNADQNSKLNILIAENEAGKIIGMLVFNIIQGFKNYAVLEDMLLDQSLRGQSLGSTLLEKAVEESKNWNISFMMLESGLNNTGAHHFFNKYGFKKVSENYILTL; from the coding sequence ATGAATTACACCACAAAATGGCTTTCCGATACTACCCGAACTGAAGAACTGGTCGATTTTTTCATCACCCATAAAACAGATTCCTATATTTCTCACGGCGAAATTATTTCCGGAAGAGCCTTAGATTCAAACCATTGGAATCCTGACCTTAAAGAGATCTTAACGGCACAGTTTGATTCCGGCTTTAATGCTGATCAGAATTCAAAATTAAACATTCTAATTGCTGAAAATGAAGCGGGAAAAATCATAGGAATGCTGGTTTTCAATATTATTCAAGGGTTTAAAAATTATGCAGTACTGGAAGATATGCTTTTAGACCAATCGCTCAGAGGTCAATCACTCGGAAGCACCCTGTTGGAAAAAGCTGTGGAAGAATCTAAAAACTGGAATATCAGCTTTATGATGCTGGAAAGCGGGCTCAACAATACAGGAGCTCATCATTTCTTCAATAAATACGGATTTAAAAAAGTATCTGAGAATTATATTTTAACCCTATAA
- a CDS encoding FAD-dependent monooxygenase, with protein MDNISIIGAGIGGLSLGNILKQHQLDFTIYESVPEIKPVGAGIMMAINAMQVFDRLGLKEQIENAGNKIHGISITDESLKPITKTSILALEKKYNSCNVAIHRAELQKILAENIGYEHIQLNHSLSKIENKDHYSLHFENGVQVESQIVFGADGIKSKIRDQILGTGNIRSAGQKCWRGLVTFDLPQQFNQEAIEMWGKGKRFGFVKISDTKLYWYALVNERKHKRYLEPCDYFEDFHPLVLNILEATLEENIILNDIIDLSPIPLWHSENLCLIGDAAHATTPNMGQGACQAIEDAYIIGRLLETSQNFNAVFEQFQKIRQKKVNYIVDTSWNIGKISQWEKGNTLRNFLMRLIPENTNQKMAEKIIQLEI; from the coding sequence ATGGACAATATCTCAATCATAGGAGCAGGAATTGGCGGGCTTAGTCTGGGAAATATCCTGAAACAGCATCAGCTTGACTTTACGATTTATGAATCTGTTCCTGAAATAAAACCTGTGGGAGCAGGAATTATGATGGCCATCAATGCTATGCAGGTCTTTGACAGATTGGGGTTAAAGGAACAAATTGAGAACGCAGGAAATAAGATCCACGGCATTTCTATAACAGACGAATCTTTAAAACCCATCACAAAAACCAGTATTCTTGCGCTGGAAAAAAAATACAATTCCTGCAATGTTGCAATTCACAGGGCAGAACTTCAGAAAATTCTGGCAGAAAACATCGGATATGAACATATTCAGCTCAATCACTCTTTAAGTAAGATTGAAAATAAAGACCATTACTCCTTACATTTTGAAAATGGGGTTCAGGTAGAAAGTCAAATAGTTTTTGGCGCAGACGGGATAAAATCTAAGATCAGAGATCAGATCCTGGGAACAGGAAACATCCGTAGTGCAGGGCAGAAATGCTGGCGCGGACTGGTAACATTTGATTTACCACAGCAATTTAATCAGGAAGCCATTGAAATGTGGGGAAAGGGAAAGCGCTTCGGTTTTGTGAAGATTTCAGACACCAAGTTGTATTGGTATGCTTTGGTTAACGAAAGAAAACACAAACGTTATTTGGAACCATGTGATTATTTTGAAGATTTTCACCCTCTTGTTTTGAACATTCTTGAAGCAACTTTAGAAGAAAATATTATTCTTAATGATATTATTGATCTCTCTCCTATTCCTTTGTGGCATTCTGAGAATCTGTGTCTGATTGGAGATGCAGCTCACGCCACTACCCCCAATATGGGACAAGGTGCCTGTCAAGCAATTGAAGATGCCTATATCATTGGCCGATTATTAGAAACCAGTCAGAATTTCAATGCTGTTTTTGAACAGTTTCAGAAGATCAGACAGAAAAAGGTAAACTATATTGTGGATACAAGCTGGAATATCGGGAAAATATCACAATGGGAAAAAGGAAATACATTGCGGAATTTCTTGATGAGGCTAATTCCGGAAAATACCAATCAAAAAATGGCAGAGAAAATCATTCAGCTGGAAATTTAA